TCATCGCGTCCTCCAGGATGAAGATGCGCCCCATCTTCGTGCGGTCCGTGCGCTCGATGTGCTGGCGCAGGTCCATCAGCGTGGACAGCACGCAGTGGGACTTGGCCTGCCCGAACACGTACACCCGGTCGAAGGACATGAGGTGCTCGAACAGGCGCGTGTTGAACTCGCCCACCTTCTGGCCCCGCACCTCCATCACCTCGGGCGCCATGACGGAGTAGTTCTCCGTGAGGGGGTGCTCGCCCTTCAGCTCGAACCACGTGGGCGTATCGCGCACGAGCGCGTGGAAGAGGCTCGCCTCGTACATGGCGGGGACGAGCGCATGGCTCAGCCCACCCAGCAGCGCGTGGTACGGCCAGATGGTGAGCACATACCGGCCGCTCGACGCCAGGCGCTCGCAGTAGGCCAGGCTCTCCTCGGGGAAGCGCGTGGGGCGCCAGCGCCCGGCGCGCACGTCCTCAGGGGAGATGACCGTCAGGGGCGGCGGCGGCCGGCCCTCGGCATCCTGCCACCAGGAGGGGTGGAAGATCTGAAAGGCGCGGTGGGTGTCGAGCGAGAAGACGAGCTCCGTCACCCGGTCCAGCGCGCCATAGAGCCAGCGCAGCGTGCGCTGGGTGTCCTCCACCGCGCCCGGGACGAAGAGGCTCGCCCCGGGGCTGCAGAAGGCCACCTGCACGTCGATGCCGAAGGCGGCGATGCGCACCCGGTCCTCGCGCGCGGGGCGGATGCGGTGCTCGGCGGCATAGCGCCGGGCCTCCTCGGCGACCAGGGCCCCGCGCTCCAGGTAGAGCTGGCCCGCGAGGGCGTCCTCATGAAAGCGCGGCAGGGGCAAGGGCATGACGGACTCCGGCGGAAAGCCCAGGCGGCCGTGTCAACCGGCCTGGGGGAAGTGACGGCGGCGCAGCGCATCGACGAGCGCCTGCGTGGCGGGCGTGACGCCCACCCGGGCGTCCTGGGCGGCGGCGTCCGCGGCCACGAACGACGGGGCCTCGGGCGCGCTGCCGGTGAGCGGGAAGTAGCCCTCGGGCACCGGCTCCCCCTCCTGGCCGATGAGCCCAATGGGGCCCGAGCCGTGCCGGCGCCGGAAGAGGATGGGCCTGCCGGGGATGCTCTGCTTGCCCTCGGCCAGCTCGTTGCCGAACTTCATCGTCGGCTGGGGGCCCGTCTGCGACAGCTTGAAGATGGCCGCCACCCGGTCGCGCGTGAAGGCGCACGCCATGGTGCGCGAGACGATGTGGCCGCCGTAGCCGTAGAACTGCTCCGAGGGCTCCCAGCCCACCTGGCGCCGCAGCTCCTCGAACTCGCGCGTCGCCGCGGCATCCAGGCCGTCCTCGATGATGAGCACCGGGTGAATCCCCAGGTCCCTCGCCTGCGTCACCGCGTAGAGGTACTGGAGCTTCTTGTTGCCCGAGTCGAAGCGGATGGAGTCCTTGGCGCCCGGATCCTCGCGGATGAGGCGGAAGGCGGCGGGCAGCCCCGAGTTCAACGTGTCATAGGTGTCCAGCAGGTAGCTGGAGCGCTGGGGCCTGCGCTCGCGGATGGCCCGGAAGGCCGCGTCGTCCGAGCCGTAGCGCTGGACGTGCTCGTGCCCCATGGTGCCCACCGGGATCATCCCCAGCCTCCGGGCCCCCTCCACGTTGCTCGTGCGCAGCACGCCCGCTTCCTTGCAGGCGCGCAGGGCCAGCTCGTGCTGCTCCAGGCAGGTGGCGGCGCGCAGCCCCACCTCGAAGATGCGGCTCGGATCCTCGACGATGTCCACCAGCTCGCGCACCTGGGCGAGCACGCGCTGGTAGTACCGCTCGGAATCCACGCGGATGGACACGCCCTTGACGCCCACCGCGTCCAGCGTCTCCAGGGCGATGCGCTTCTGCTCCTCGCAGGTGACGGAGGCCAGCTCCCTGGCCAGCCCCTCCCGGTCCATGAGGGCCTGCGTGGCCACCTGGATGCGGAAGTTGAGCTGGATGAGCAGCGGCTCCAGCCAGGAGATCAACGCCGAGCAGCCCGTGAGCGAGAGCACCGGCTCCTTCGGGTAGAAGAGCGCCCCGCGCGGGATGGCCTTGACGGCGAG
The sequence above is a segment of the Stigmatella aurantiaca genome. Coding sequences within it:
- a CDS encoding nicotinamidase; translation: MPLPLPRFHEDALAGQLYLERGALVAEEARRYAAEHRIRPAREDRVRIAAFGIDVQVAFCSPGASLFVPGAVEDTQRTLRWLYGALDRVTELVFSLDTHRAFQIFHPSWWQDAEGRPPPPLTVISPEDVRAGRWRPTRFPEESLAYCERLASSGRYVLTIWPYHALLGGLSHALVPAMYEASLFHALVRDTPTWFELKGEHPLTENYSVMAPEVMEVRGQKVGEFNTRLFEHLMSFDRVYVFGQAKSHCVLSTLMDLRQHIERTDRTKMGRIFILEDAMSPVPAPPLNPLPPTLDFPRVADAALRTLREAGMRVVRTQDVMEP
- a CDS encoding nicotinate phosphoribosyltransferase, with the translated sequence MGTSLLATDGYKFSMAEAGWPLRQETFYYTHRKGGLQVMPLDVASFVQSLLPDPKPEDYDFLSRNDYEMGVGFKAAIQRKERLAVKAIPRGALFYPKEPVLSLTGCSALISWLEPLLIQLNFRIQVATQALMDREGLARELASVTCEEQKRIALETLDAVGVKGVSIRVDSERYYQRVLAQVRELVDIVEDPSRIFEVGLRAATCLEQHELALRACKEAGVLRTSNVEGARRLGMIPVGTMGHEHVQRYGSDDAAFRAIRERRPQRSSYLLDTYDTLNSGLPAAFRLIREDPGAKDSIRFDSGNKKLQYLYAVTQARDLGIHPVLIIEDGLDAAATREFEELRRQVGWEPSEQFYGYGGHIVSRTMACAFTRDRVAAIFKLSQTGPQPTMKFGNELAEGKQSIPGRPILFRRRHGSGPIGLIGQEGEPVPEGYFPLTGSAPEAPSFVAADAAAQDARVGVTPATQALVDALRRRHFPQAG